Part of the Flavobacterium alkalisoli genome is shown below.
GCCTGTTTTCAAGACTGTAAATCTCATAGGCTACTTCTTCATAAACATGGTTGCTGAAAAGTGCTTTTAGGATTTTAGATTCAAGGTGTTTTTCAAAAGTTACCTCTATTTTAATTTCTTTGTCCTCTACAAACTCTCCGGGCATACCTATGGTAGGGTTACTGTCATTGTTGCCCTGGTAGCTTCCAAAACCCTGCGATGTAAAGCTGCAATTCTCATAATTGCCTATATTTCCCGCTCCTGCATCAAATAGTGCATTGCGTAGTTTTTCCATGTTTTCGGGTATGGTATAGGTAATGAGTTTACGGATGTGATTTTCTTTAGGAATCAATATTTTTGTGTTTTGCAGACCAAGTGCATCACAAAATATTTTGTTTACGCCATGTTTATGGTTGTCCAGTGCTGTGTGAACCGCATAAATAGCGATATCATTTTTTATAGCTTTTATTATTGAACGCTCTACATAGTTCTTTCCGGTTATTTTTTTAAGTCCCGAAAAAAGTATCGGATGGAAACATACAACCATGTTGCAGTTTTTAGCAATGGCTTCATCAATAACATTTTCCAACGCATCGTGGCATACCAATACTCCGGTGGTTTGGTTATTACTGTTGCCAACAAGCAGCCCTACATTATCAAAATCTTCCGCATAAGCCAGTGGAGCCATTTGTTCTAAAACCGTAATAACATCTTTTATTTTCATGATAATTTTATAGTGTTATCCCAAAAATAAAAATTATTAAGCTAAGGCCAATAAGAAGTTTAATTTATAGCATAAAAAATTTTACTTTCGTGTTATGAGATTCATCAGGAAAATTTTACTTCCTTTTTCGTTACTGTATTGGATAGTTACAGCTCTGCGTAACTTTTTTTATAATACAGGAGTATTTAAATCGGCTGAATTTAAAACACCGGTTATTGCTATAGGTAATCTTAGTACCGGAGGTACCGGTAAGTCGCCGCAAACAGAATATCTTATAAGGTTACTTAAAGATAAATTCAGGATTGCTACTTTAAGTAGGGGGTACAAAAGAAAATCTGAAGGATATATTTTAGCAGATACCAATGCCAATTCTGATTTACTTGGTGATGAACCTTACCAGTTTTACAGTAAATTTCCAGAGATTAATGTAGCAGTTGATGCTAACCGGACAAACGGTATTACCCAATTATTATCTCTTGAACCAAAGCCGGAAGTTATTATTCTTGATGATGCTTATCAGCATCGAAAAGTAAAAGCAGGTTTTTATGTTTTATTAACTGCTTATGGAGATATTTATGCGGATGATTATCTATTGCCTGCCGGAAATTTAAGAGAGAGCAGGAGCGGAGCAAAAAGGGCAGATTTGATAATAGTTACTAAATGCCCGCCAGATTTATCTGCTGCTAAACAACAGGAAATTATTAAGAAGCTACGTCCGTTACCTAATCAAAAAGTTTATTTTACAGCTATAGCCTATGATGTCGTTGTTTATAACGGAGTTTCCAGTCTTAACACAACAGAAGTAATGGCAATGGAAAAAGTGTTGGTTGCCGGTATAGCTAAGCCTCAGCCATTTTTTAATCATTTGAAGAATGATAGTGATGATTGTCTTACTTATGCTGATCACCATGATTTTTCGGATAAGGACGTAAAGGATATCCTTGCTGTCGCAAAAAACAAAATAGTGGTTACTACCGAAAAAGACTATGTAAGGTTAAAAGATAAAATGCCTACAGACAAACTTTTTTACCTACCTATAAAAACTTCTTTCCTGGATAGGGGTAAGGAGTTTGATAAAGCTGTTTTAGATTTTATTGCAGGCTATAGATAAAGCTACTTGCTTACAAAAAGGATAAGGTCTATTATTCTGGAAGAGTAACCTATTTCGTTGTCATACCATCCTACAACTTTTACCATTTTATCTATTACTGATGTAAGCTGTGCATCAAATAGACATGAATTCCTGTTGCCTAAAATATCTACCGATACAATTGGGTCTTCAGTATAAGCCAGTATTCCTTTGAGTTCGTTTTCCGAAGCTTTTTTAAAAGTCTCATTTATTTCCTCAATAGAAACCTCACGCTTTACATAACAGGTAATATCGGTTAACGATCCGTCCGGTACAGGTACACGAATACCGCTTCCTCCAATTTTGCCTGCAAACTCAGGAAATATTTTGGTAAGCGCTTTAGCGGCTCCGGTGGTAGTAGGTACTATAGATTGTGATGCACCCCTTGCCCTTCTTAAATCTTTATGGGGCTGGTCGTGCAGGCTTTGGTCTGTAGTGTAAGAGTGAACAGTAGTTATGTATGCCTGGTTAATGCCACAAAGGTCGTTAATAACCTTCATCATAGGTGCTGCATTGTTGGTAGTGCAGCTTGCATTAGAGATGATGGTTTCTGTACCATCTAAAACATCTTCATTTACACCTAAAACAACAGTTTTAATCCTGTCGTCTTCAGGTGGTGCAGAAAGTATAACTTTTTTAGCTCCTGCCAGTATATGCTCGTTAGCCTCTTCCAGTGTTTTAAATTTACCGGTAGACTCTACTACTATATCAACGTTAAATTGTTTCCAGTCGATATCCTTAACCAGTTTCTTCCTTAAAAAAGCATAACTTTTACCGTCAATAATAAGTGAATCAGCGGTGTGACTTACCTCATAAGGTAATATGCCATGTATACTGTCATACTTAATAAGGTGGGCCATGGTTTTTGCATCGGCAATATCGTTTATTGCTACAACTTCTATTTGAGGGTGGTTAAGCAAAAGCCTGAAAAGGTTTCGGCCTATGCGGCCAAAACCATTTATGGCAATTTTTATTTTGTTATCCATTTTTAGCAAAAGTAAAAGGTATGATTATTTAATATATATTTTTGGTTTGGTTTTTTGTATAGGAATTTTTAGGTCTTCAATTAAATCAGGATATGCTGATGGGTTTCCCCAAAGACCGTATTTATTAAAGTATCTAACGTATTTTGCTGAATTTACCTTAGGTATATTGTTAAGTGCTTCAAATAGTTTATTGGAAAAGACTTTGTTTTCATTTACATTTTCATCGTACCTTACATAGATATAAAGTCGGTCATTTTCTTTTATTTTTTTTGTAAAATCCGATATTGACCGTGTTATGTAGTCAATGTCATTTACACTATTAATGCCTGAAACAGGTAGGCTGAATAGAAAATCTACAGGATTGTTTTTATATGCTTGCAGGAAAAGAGTTGACCGTGTTTTAAGTTTATTTTTTGTCTCGTTATTTACTATAAGGTCTTTCTCATGAATAAATTCAGTTTCAGGGTAATGAGAGGATACAATGTTGTTATTTTGATTAATAATAAGATCGCTAATAAAAGATTCAAAGTCATTCTCAATATTATCTGTTACATATTTTATTCCTTCTACAGGCAAAGTGTTAAGCCAGTCAAAAGGAAAGCTTTGCTTTCTAATATGTAATTTTTTAAGACAATGAGCAGGGTGACAATCACATCCTATCGGAATGACTATATTTTCAGGGACATAACTTTTTTCTATGTATAAAAACTTTATAAATCTTGTCCGTGGGATGTAAATTAGCGGTATCCTCATTTGATATCCCCTAAACTGTTATAAAATGTGTTTTTGTGCTTTGTATGAAGAACGTACAAGGGCACCACTTTCTACGTGGCGGAAACCTAGTTCAAGTCCTATCTCTTCATATTTTTTAAACTGATCCGGAGTTATAAACTCTTTTACAGGAAGGTGTTTTTTACTTGGCTGTAAGTACTGGCCTATTGTAAGTACGTCAAGATTTACGGCTCTAAGATCGTGCATAGTCTGTATTACCTCTTCCTCGGTTTCGCCAAGGCCCAGCATAATACCCGATTTAGTACGGTTAATGCCGTTATCCTTAAGGTAACGAAGTACTTCAAGGCTACGCTCGTATTTCGCCTGTATACGTACCTCACGGGTAAGCCTTTTTACGGTTTCCATGTTATGGGAAACAACCTCCGGAGAAACTTCAATAATACGGTCTATATTTCTTTCAATACCCTGAAAATCCGGTATAAGTGTTTCAAGAGTAGTGTTAGGGTTCATCCTGCGGATGGCCTTTACAGTCTCAGCCCAAATAATAGAGCCTCCGTCTTTAAGGTCATCACGGTCTACACTTGTAATAACAGCATGCTTTATGTTCATTAACTTGATAGAACGCGCTACTTTTTCAGGCTCATCCCAGTCCACAGTTTCGGGGCGTCCGGTTTTTACACCGCAAAATCCGCACGAACGTGTACAGGTGTTACCTAATATCATAAAGGTAGCTGTACCTTCTCCCCAGCATTCACCCATGTTAGGGCAGCTGCCCGAAGTACATATAGTATGCAGTTTGTACTTGTCTACCAGTCCTCGAAGTTCAGTATATTTTTTTCCTGTAGGAAGCTTAACCCTAAGCCATTTAGGCTTTTGTGTAAGCTGTCCGTTTTGGGCAGTTGGTCTTGCAGTATCTAATACGGTTTCCATAATAAAAACTTTATACTGCAAAGATAAGGGATATTTGTGGATATTATGTAATGATTAATTATTATACGATAAGTGTGAAATTTGTTGTGTTATTGTAATAAAAGAGCCCCTTGGTAAGGGGCTTTTGACACTATTTTAAGTTAAGTGTTATAGGGAGATTATATGCTGTTCTAACAGGCTTGCCATTTTTTATGCCGGGTTTCCATTTTTTGTCGAGTGATTTTAGTACCCTCTCTGCTTCTTTACCCATTCCATATCCCGGATCTCTGATAACTTTTATGTTAGACATTGTTCCGTCTTTTTCTATTATAAAAGAGACAAATACTTTTAAAGTAACATTTTTTTGCGTTTCAGGTGCCTGGAATCGGTTTCCTACAGTTTTATAGAACTTATCCATACCTCCGGGGTATTCCGGTTGTACATCAACTCTCAGGCTACTGATGGTTCCTTCGCCTTCTGTTACCTTGTCTCCTTCTGTTGTGCCAATTTCTTTCCCGCTTTCTCCAAGTGTTATGGTTCCTTCAGGATTACCTTTTGCTGTAATACTTGATGGGTCGGCATCCTTAAAGTCGTTTATGGTAGGTAAAGTATCAATAACCGTATTGGCAGCTACTACTTTAAGCTGGTTAAGCTTAATTTTATTAGTTACAGATGCTGGTGCATCCTGTGGTTTTGGCGGCTCAGGTTTTGGTGGTTCGGGTATTTCAGGAGCTGGTTTTTCCGGTTTTTCCGGAAGGTTTACCACCACAAGAGAGTCCCTTTCAATAACCAGACCTGATGCTGTCTCACCCGGACGAGGGGTAGGGTTTATATTGCTCGCTATGGCTGGTATTGCCACTAATAGTGCTACTACAGCAATACCTGAGAACAAAGCCAGAAGAGTATTTTTCGGATCTTCTTTACGAAGTTGGTAGGCTCCGTATTCCTTGTTGCGGCCTTCAAAAACAAGGTCAATCCATGCTCGGTCGAAAACGCTTACTTTTGACATAATAAGATGATTTAAAGTTTGTTAATAGGATTTGATTTTATTACTAAAACGATTTCGAAGATTTTCTTATTGTAAGAAATATGATAAAGTTTTAATAATATTTTATTGTACTGAAAGACCATTTTTTTTAATGAATATCTTTACAAAAAAAATATGCGATTATTTTATCTCTTCTTTTTATTCTGTTTAGCAGGATATTCTCAGGCAACTACAGGGTTAAAGTTTACCCAACTTACTGATGATTTGTATGTTTATACCAATTATAAGTTCTTTTCGGGAGCGCAGTTTCCTTCAAACAGCATGTATATGGTAACTGATGAAGGTGTTGTACTTTTTGATACTCCATGGGATAAAAACCAATTCCAGCCACTATTGGATAGTATAGAGAAAAGACATAAAAAGAAAGTGATCCTTTGCATCGCCACGCATTTTCATGAAGATAGTAGTGCCGGATTGGAATATTATAGTAGTAAAGGAATAAAAACATATACTTCTAAAATGACTTATGATATTACCATGTCTAAAAAGGATGGAAGCCCAGCAGAGCATACCTTTAAGAAAGATACTGTTTTTAATATAGGAGGTAAAGTTGTTGAGACATATTATCCGGGAGAAGGGCATACTAAGGATAATATTGTTTTGTATGTAAAAGATGAAAAGGTTATTTATGGCGGATGCCTTATAAAGAGTATCGAGGCAGTGGATTTAGGAAATGTAGCCGATGCCAGTGTGGATAAATGGGAAAAGACAATGAAAAATCTTATGAAGAAATATCCTGATCCCGCTTATGTAATACCTGGGCACTTTGCCTGGTCTAAAGGAGATGAGTCAATAAAGCATACAATTAAACTGGTGAGGGAAAACAGGAAAGAATAGGATTATTTCTTCTTACCGTTTCTAATAATATCGGCAAGTAATTTCTTAGCTCTAAGTAATTTGATCTTTACATTATTAAGTGGTTCATTTAGCTGTTCTGCAATTTCCTGGTAACTCAATTCCTGAAAGTAACGAAGCTGTATCACTTCCTGATAATGAGGTTTAAGCTGTTTGATGCATTCTAAAAGGCTGGACAGATTTTGTTCCTTAATCAGTTCGTCTTCAGCACTAGGTGAACTGTCTGCAACATTGTAGGCCTGTTGGTTCTCCTCATCAGTAATGTCAATAAACAGCGACGATTTCTTTTTCCTTAAAATGTCTATATGTACATTTTTGGCTATAGCAATAAGCCAGGTGCTGAAAGCATACTCTGGGTTGTAAGTGGAAATCCTGTCAAAGGCCTTGGCAAATGTTTCTATAACAATATCTTCTGTGTCGGTTTCGTTTTGGGTACGTTTTAGCATAAAGCCGTAAACTTCATTCCAAAAGAAGTCCAATAAAAAAGTAAAGGCAATCTGGTCACCCATTTTTGCCTTTTCTATATTGCCTTGTATTATTTGTGAGTTTATTTCCAATGTACAGGTTTTGTAAACATATTGCTTACATACACATTAAGCTGAGTGAAGATAAGCATTATTTCAATAAAAGGGAACCAGTACATTACATCTTTTTCCTTAAGCTTGCCTGCGCTGTATCCTAAAGTTAGCCATGCTATAAGATACCTGAAGCCTATTACCGGAACAACATACATCCAGTTATAACCTAATATTAAAAGTGCTGCAGCAAAAAACGGGAAAAGAAGCTGAGCTATAAAAAACAGCCTGATACGTAAT
Proteins encoded:
- a CDS encoding Nif3-like dinuclear metal center hexameric protein; this encodes MKIKDVITVLEQMAPLAYAEDFDNVGLLVGNSNNQTTGVLVCHDALENVIDEAIAKNCNMVVCFHPILFSGLKKITGKNYVERSIIKAIKNDIAIYAVHTALDNHKHGVNKIFCDALGLQNTKILIPKENHIRKLITYTIPENMEKLRNALFDAGAGNIGNYENCSFTSQGFGSYQGNNDSNPTIGMPGEFVEDKEIKIEVTFEKHLESKILKALFSNHVYEEVAYEIYSLENRHQNIGLGMIGEFEQAMDEKDFLRFVKEKMKAGGIRHSAFTGKPIKKVAVLGGSGSFAIKNAIAQGADVFLTADLKYHQFYEAEGKLLLADIGHFESERYTKNYIVDYLTKKIPNFAIILSEENTNPVKYL
- the lpxK gene encoding tetraacyldisaccharide 4'-kinase, encoding MRFIRKILLPFSLLYWIVTALRNFFYNTGVFKSAEFKTPVIAIGNLSTGGTGKSPQTEYLIRLLKDKFRIATLSRGYKRKSEGYILADTNANSDLLGDEPYQFYSKFPEINVAVDANRTNGITQLLSLEPKPEVIILDDAYQHRKVKAGFYVLLTAYGDIYADDYLLPAGNLRESRSGAKRADLIIVTKCPPDLSAAKQQEIIKKLRPLPNQKVYFTAIAYDVVVYNGVSSLNTTEVMAMEKVLVAGIAKPQPFFNHLKNDSDDCLTYADHHDFSDKDVKDILAVAKNKIVVTTEKDYVRLKDKMPTDKLFYLPIKTSFLDRGKEFDKAVLDFIAGYR
- the gap gene encoding type I glyceraldehyde-3-phosphate dehydrogenase, giving the protein MDNKIKIAINGFGRIGRNLFRLLLNHPQIEVVAINDIADAKTMAHLIKYDSIHGILPYEVSHTADSLIIDGKSYAFLRKKLVKDIDWKQFNVDIVVESTGKFKTLEEANEHILAGAKKVILSAPPEDDRIKTVVLGVNEDVLDGTETIISNASCTTNNAAPMMKVINDLCGINQAYITTVHSYTTDQSLHDQPHKDLRRARGASQSIVPTTTGAAKALTKIFPEFAGKIGGSGIRVPVPDGSLTDITCYVKREVSIEEINETFKKASENELKGILAYTEDPIVSVDILGNRNSCLFDAQLTSVIDKMVKVVGWYDNEIGYSSRIIDLILFVSK
- a CDS encoding DUF1796 family putative cysteine peptidase, whose translation is MRIPLIYIPRTRFIKFLYIEKSYVPENIVIPIGCDCHPAHCLKKLHIRKQSFPFDWLNTLPVEGIKYVTDNIENDFESFISDLIINQNNNIVSSHYPETEFIHEKDLIVNNETKNKLKTRSTLFLQAYKNNPVDFLFSLPVSGINSVNDIDYITRSISDFTKKIKENDRLYIYVRYDENVNENKVFSNKLFEALNNIPKVNSAKYVRYFNKYGLWGNPSAYPDLIEDLKIPIQKTKPKIYIK
- the lipA gene encoding lipoyl synthase → METVLDTARPTAQNGQLTQKPKWLRVKLPTGKKYTELRGLVDKYKLHTICTSGSCPNMGECWGEGTATFMILGNTCTRSCGFCGVKTGRPETVDWDEPEKVARSIKLMNIKHAVITSVDRDDLKDGGSIIWAETVKAIRRMNPNTTLETLIPDFQGIERNIDRIIEVSPEVVSHNMETVKRLTREVRIQAKYERSLEVLRYLKDNGINRTKSGIMLGLGETEEEVIQTMHDLRAVNLDVLTIGQYLQPSKKHLPVKEFITPDQFKKYEEIGLELGFRHVESGALVRSSYKAQKHIL
- a CDS encoding energy transducer TonB, producing MSKVSVFDRAWIDLVFEGRNKEYGAYQLRKEDPKNTLLALFSGIAVVALLVAIPAIASNINPTPRPGETASGLVIERDSLVVVNLPEKPEKPAPEIPEPPKPEPPKPQDAPASVTNKIKLNQLKVVAANTVIDTLPTINDFKDADPSSITAKGNPEGTITLGESGKEIGTTEGDKVTEGEGTISSLRVDVQPEYPGGMDKFYKTVGNRFQAPETQKNVTLKVFVSFIIEKDGTMSNIKVIRDPGYGMGKEAERVLKSLDKKWKPGIKNGKPVRTAYNLPITLNLK
- the bla gene encoding BlaB/IND/MUS family subclass B1 metallo-beta-lactamase, with protein sequence MRLFYLFFLFCLAGYSQATTGLKFTQLTDDLYVYTNYKFFSGAQFPSNSMYMVTDEGVVLFDTPWDKNQFQPLLDSIEKRHKKKVILCIATHFHEDSSAGLEYYSSKGIKTYTSKMTYDITMSKKDGSPAEHTFKKDTVFNIGGKVVETYYPGEGHTKDNIVLYVKDEKVIYGGCLIKSIEAVDLGNVADASVDKWEKTMKNLMKKYPDPAYVIPGHFAWSKGDESIKHTIKLVRENRKE
- a CDS encoding RNA polymerase sigma factor; amino-acid sequence: MEINSQIIQGNIEKAKMGDQIAFTFLLDFFWNEVYGFMLKRTQNETDTEDIVIETFAKAFDRISTYNPEYAFSTWLIAIAKNVHIDILRKKKSSLFIDITDEENQQAYNVADSSPSAEDELIKEQNLSSLLECIKQLKPHYQEVIQLRYFQELSYQEIAEQLNEPLNNVKIKLLRAKKLLADIIRNGKKK